From the genome of Haloferax mediterranei ATCC 33500, one region includes:
- a CDS encoding chemotaxis protein CheW yields MSLGDNADTQAAAAEPTQVLEFQLGDERYCVVLDAVTEIIDRQTVRSLPDVPSHVVGAMDYRGVTTTLVDTACLLGVGSNPDASRVIVFDAADEDATVYGWLVDEVDRVTDIAPETVDDAPFGDERTRGIVRSDDGLVVWVDPPTND; encoded by the coding sequence ATGTCGCTCGGTGACAACGCCGACACGCAGGCGGCCGCCGCAGAGCCAACGCAAGTTCTCGAATTCCAACTGGGTGACGAGCGATACTGCGTCGTTCTCGATGCAGTGACGGAGATTATCGACCGGCAAACGGTTCGGTCGCTTCCGGACGTTCCGTCCCACGTCGTCGGTGCGATGGACTACCGCGGCGTGACGACGACGCTCGTCGACACCGCCTGTCTGCTCGGTGTCGGGTCGAATCCCGACGCATCTCGGGTTATCGTTTTCGACGCCGCCGACGAAGATGCGACCGTCTATGGCTGGTTGGTCGACGAAGTGGACCGGGTGACCGATATCGCTCCCGAAACCGTCGATGACGCGCCGTTCGGCGACGAGCGAACGCGCGGTATCGTCCGAAGCGACGACGGACTCGTCGTGTGGGTCGACCCGCCGACGAACGACTGA
- a CDS encoding methyl-accepting chemotaxis protein produces MPSNRGPNAGGGAVGADGVDDVTEEIDSAITELAEASESMVYSSQEISDLAEVQSTNMHEVAGEVSNLSASVEQIASSADQTKAMSDQARELAAKGRGSADNAADAMETVDDVTTDVYDEIVELRQKVDQIDNVIEVINEIADQTNLLALNASIEAARAGEAGAGFAVVADEVKSLAEQSRESVSEIEDVVVDIQQSTETTVENIEAANEEVNDGISEVSAAVSALRSIDSAVGEAAAGAEEVARATDQQAASTEEVASLVDETARGAEEVASEIDQVAAAAEKQTAKISDVTLLLDRIDDEKGNANASTRGM; encoded by the coding sequence ATGCCATCAAACCGGGGACCCAACGCTGGCGGCGGCGCGGTGGGTGCAGACGGCGTCGACGACGTGACCGAGGAAATCGACTCGGCGATTACCGAACTCGCGGAAGCGTCCGAAAGCATGGTGTATAGCTCACAGGAGATTAGCGACCTCGCGGAGGTCCAATCGACAAACATGCACGAGGTCGCTGGCGAAGTCTCGAATCTGAGCGCTAGCGTCGAACAAATCGCGTCGAGTGCCGACCAGACGAAAGCGATGAGCGACCAGGCCCGAGAACTCGCGGCCAAGGGTCGCGGGTCGGCCGACAACGCGGCGGATGCGATGGAAACCGTCGACGACGTGACGACCGACGTTTACGACGAAATCGTTGAACTCCGCCAGAAGGTCGACCAAATCGACAACGTCATCGAGGTGATAAACGAAATCGCCGACCAGACGAATCTCCTCGCACTCAACGCCTCCATCGAGGCGGCCAGAGCGGGCGAGGCCGGAGCGGGATTCGCCGTCGTCGCCGACGAAGTAAAGAGTCTCGCAGAGCAGTCGCGCGAGAGCGTCTCCGAAATCGAGGACGTCGTCGTCGATATTCAGCAGTCCACCGAGACGACCGTCGAGAACATCGAAGCGGCCAACGAGGAGGTCAACGACGGTATCTCCGAAGTCTCCGCTGCCGTCTCTGCGCTCCGGAGCATCGACTCCGCCGTCGGTGAGGCGGCCGCCGGTGCAGAAGAGGTCGCCCGCGCGACCGACCAGCAAGCAGCCAGTACGGAAGAAGTCGCAAGTCTCGTCGACGAGACGGCCCGTGGAGCAGAGGAAGTCGCCAGCGAAATCGACCAGGTCGCGGCCGCGGCCGAAAAGCAGACGGCCAAGATATCGGACGTCACGCTCCTGCTGGACCGCATTGACGACGAGAAGGGCAACGCCAACGCCAGCACCCGGGGGATGTAG
- a CDS encoding metal ABC transporter ATP-binding protein: MTVISLDDVAFSYGDVPVIDGISLDVEQGEFLGLVGPNGSGKSTLLTLLLGLQRPDRGEVRLFGEPAHQFADGERIAYVAQDVTKTARDMPITVREVVRMGRYPRNLFGRFSDADHEAVETALDRVDIVDLADRRVGSLSGGQRQRVFVARALAAETDLLALDEPTVALDAESRESFYDLLRDLNEQGMTIVLVEHDISVVTARASRIACLNKRLYFHGSPDDFAESDALAAAYGANQRVLDHDHCPLNADTGHTHGTGGPSRTDEPAADSEVQP; encoded by the coding sequence ATGACCGTTATCTCACTCGATGATGTCGCCTTCTCGTACGGCGACGTTCCCGTTATCGACGGTATCTCGCTCGATGTCGAACAAGGCGAGTTCCTCGGACTCGTCGGCCCGAACGGGTCCGGGAAGAGTACGCTGTTGACGCTGCTGCTCGGTCTCCAGCGCCCCGACCGCGGTGAGGTTCGGTTGTTCGGCGAACCAGCCCACCAGTTCGCCGACGGAGAGCGTATCGCCTACGTGGCACAGGACGTGACGAAGACGGCCCGGGACATGCCCATCACGGTTCGGGAAGTGGTTCGGATGGGCCGCTATCCGCGAAATCTGTTCGGCCGATTTTCGGATGCGGACCACGAGGCGGTCGAGACGGCACTCGACCGCGTCGATATCGTGGACCTCGCCGACCGTCGCGTTGGCTCTCTCTCCGGCGGGCAACGACAGCGCGTGTTCGTCGCCCGCGCACTCGCCGCCGAGACGGACCTGCTCGCCCTCGACGAACCGACGGTCGCCCTCGACGCGGAGTCGCGCGAGTCATTCTACGACCTCCTCCGCGACCTGAACGAACAGGGAATGACTATCGTCCTCGTCGAACACGATATCAGCGTCGTCACCGCCCGCGCGTCCCGAATCGCGTGTCTGAACAAGCGACTCTACTTCCACGGTTCCCCTGACGACTTCGCCGAGAGCGACGCCCTCGCCGCGGCCTACGGCGCGAACCAGCGCGTGTTGGACCACGACCACTGCCCCTTGAACGCCGACACCGGTCACACACACGGCACTGGTGGCCCTTCCAGAACTGACGAGCCAGCCGCTGATTCGGAGGTCCAGCCATGA
- a CDS encoding metal ABC transporter substrate-binding protein, with product MRTQTRRAFLASLSGTAAAGLAGCLGSGAPAQSTSETVATASFFIFGDVARHVAGDVARAETLVPIGQHGHGWEPGPDVQGRVLESDLFVHGLTGFQPWADDILTSLDADGSTIATVDISADVDLHEVDGDGHVHDSHDGADAEDHHDDPETHTNETEHHNETEHHNETEHHDETEHHDETGHHDETGHHDETEHEEHEDHDDSTGNDESTDHDHEHNHGPVDPHFWMDPGRVATAAATVRDAFQSVDDANADAYAANTESYRQSLSDLDTAFEHGLETRERDVLLVAGHNAFGYLADRYDLEIVALTGLSPDEEPSPRDIERAQHAIEEHGIKHVLVDPLESDRAAQQLVAETNAEDVLPLTPIPGMTQEWEENNWGYIDIMREVNLPTLRTALDAR from the coding sequence ATGCGAACACAGACTCGACGTGCGTTCCTCGCATCTCTCTCTGGAACCGCCGCCGCTGGTCTCGCTGGCTGTCTCGGTTCCGGAGCGCCTGCACAGTCCACTTCGGAGACGGTGGCGACGGCGTCGTTCTTCATCTTCGGCGACGTTGCGCGGCATGTCGCGGGCGACGTTGCACGCGCCGAGACGCTTGTTCCAATCGGACAGCACGGCCACGGGTGGGAACCCGGCCCGGACGTTCAAGGGCGGGTCCTCGAATCCGACCTGTTCGTCCACGGACTGACGGGCTTCCAACCGTGGGCCGACGATATCCTCACGTCTCTCGATGCCGACGGTTCGACCATCGCAACCGTCGATATCTCCGCCGACGTGGACCTCCACGAAGTCGACGGCGACGGACACGTCCACGACAGCCACGACGGAGCAGATGCGGAAGACCATCACGACGACCCCGAAACGCACACCAACGAGACTGAGCACCACAACGAGACTGAGCACCACAACGAGACTGAGCACCACGACGAAACCGAGCACCACGACGAAACCGGGCACCACGACGAAACCGGGCACCACGACGAAACCGAACACGAGGAGCACGAGGACCACGACGACTCAACTGGGAACGACGAATCCACCGATCACGACCACGAACACAATCACGGCCCGGTCGACCCGCACTTCTGGATGGACCCCGGTCGGGTCGCAACTGCGGCGGCGACTGTCCGAGACGCCTTCCAGTCGGTCGACGACGCGAACGCCGACGCCTACGCCGCGAACACCGAGTCGTACCGCCAGTCGCTGTCGGACCTCGATACGGCCTTCGAGCACGGTCTGGAAACTCGCGAGCGCGACGTGCTTCTCGTCGCCGGCCACAACGCGTTCGGCTATCTTGCGGACCGTTACGACCTCGAAATCGTCGCGCTCACGGGCCTGTCGCCCGACGAAGAGCCGTCGCCGCGGGATATCGAACGCGCACAGCACGCCATCGAAGAACACGGCATCAAGCACGTCCTCGTCGACCCGTTAGAGTCGGACCGTGCGGCACAACAACTCGTCGCCGAGACGAACGCCGAAGACGTACTCCCGCTCACCCCGATTCCGGGGATGACACAGGAGTGGGAAGAGAACAACTGGGGTTACATCGACATCATGCGCGAGGTAAACCTTCCGACGCTGCGGACCGCCCTCGACGCGCGATGA
- a CDS encoding metal ABC transporter permease codes for MTGFAVFTSVSALSTLPVSDPFAPLFVSNALLGLFDWFLQVVVGGVFSWLAGVTGLQFLSYPYMQRAYLSVLCIGIVGPLVGSFLVYRDLSMVGDTLAHTAFTGVAAALFLDATLALAVPPLVGALVVAILAALLVQVLVEYTGARSDAALAMVLTGGFGLGSVLISLTDGGISVGINQYLFGSLATVSRADVGLLVSMGLVVVVAVSVAYRPLLYVTFDETAARASRVHVGAVNTLLSVLTAFVVVSAMRIMGVILVAALLVIPVVTASRLGRSYKHSLLYGVLAGEIAGVAGVTLAYLYGLAAGGSIVLVAIAGFVVIQLGLRIR; via the coding sequence ATGACTGGCTTTGCTGTGTTCACATCGGTCTCCGCCCTCTCTACCCTTCCAGTGAGCGACCCCTTTGCGCCGCTTTTCGTCAGCAATGCGCTCTTGGGTCTTTTCGATTGGTTCCTGCAAGTCGTCGTTGGCGGCGTCTTCTCGTGGCTCGCCGGGGTCACCGGCTTGCAGTTCCTCTCGTACCCGTACATGCAGCGAGCCTACCTGTCGGTGCTCTGTATCGGCATCGTCGGGCCGCTCGTGGGGTCGTTTCTCGTCTACCGGGACCTCTCGATGGTCGGCGACACGCTCGCCCACACCGCCTTTACGGGTGTCGCAGCCGCGCTCTTCCTCGATGCGACGTTGGCGCTCGCGGTTCCGCCGCTCGTGGGTGCGCTCGTCGTCGCTATCCTCGCAGCGCTGCTCGTACAGGTGCTCGTGGAGTACACGGGTGCACGGAGCGACGCCGCACTCGCGATGGTTCTGACCGGCGGTTTCGGACTCGGAAGCGTCCTCATCTCACTCACCGACGGCGGCATCTCGGTCGGCATCAACCAGTACCTCTTTGGCTCGCTCGCGACCGTCTCGCGGGCCGACGTTGGGCTGCTCGTCTCGATGGGCCTCGTCGTCGTCGTCGCTGTCTCGGTCGCCTACCGGCCGCTTCTGTACGTGACGTTTGACGAGACGGCCGCCCGCGCATCGCGGGTCCACGTCGGCGCGGTGAACACCCTTCTGTCGGTTCTCACCGCATTCGTCGTCGTCAGTGCGATGCGAATCATGGGCGTCATTCTCGTCGCGGCGCTGCTCGTCATCCCTGTCGTGACTGCTTCTCGACTGGGACGGAGCTACAAGCACTCGCTGTTGTACGGCGTCCTCGCGGGCGAAATCGCCGGTGTCGCTGGCGTCACGCTCGCGTACCTGTACGGACTCGCTGCGGGCGGGTCTATCGTCCTCGTGGCGATTGCCGGGTTCGTCGTCATTCAACTCGGACTTCGCATTCGGTAA